A window of Hymenobacter aerilatus contains these coding sequences:
- a CDS encoding helix-turn-helix domain-containing protein, with product MLKPLSLEDFYQQKIHWLPDNLKQDIGHFNVFRLDDFVGPNACHLPYSRKDFYKITLVTGRSNYHFADKTIEIRGNALLFANPLVPYDWEPLDDQQSGFFCIFTEAFLQRYLAAGAMELPMFKPGGQPLYALTDEQLPNITQLFKKMAAELDSDYAFKYDLLRNYVFELIHSALKLQPATTLYKESNAATRIASLFTELLERQFPIETPGQQVRLRSAHAFAGQLAVHVNHLNRALKEVTGKTTTQLIADRLLQEAHALLRHTAWNVAEISYCLGFEEPAHFNNFFRKRAGTTPTAVRVV from the coding sequence ATGCTAAAGCCCCTGAGCCTCGAAGACTTTTACCAGCAGAAAATACACTGGCTGCCCGATAACCTGAAGCAGGACATCGGCCACTTCAACGTGTTTCGGCTCGATGACTTTGTGGGACCGAACGCCTGCCACTTGCCCTACAGCCGCAAGGACTTCTATAAGATTACGCTCGTCACGGGCCGCAGCAACTACCACTTCGCCGACAAAACCATCGAAATCAGGGGCAACGCGCTGCTGTTTGCCAACCCGCTAGTGCCCTACGACTGGGAGCCGCTCGACGACCAGCAGTCCGGTTTCTTTTGCATTTTCACGGAGGCTTTTTTGCAGCGCTACCTGGCGGCGGGCGCCATGGAGCTACCTATGTTTAAGCCTGGCGGCCAGCCGTTGTACGCGCTTACTGATGAGCAGCTGCCTAACATCACGCAGCTCTTCAAGAAGATGGCTGCGGAGCTGGATTCCGACTATGCTTTCAAATACGACCTACTGCGTAACTACGTGTTTGAACTAATACACAGCGCCCTTAAGCTTCAGCCCGCTACTACCCTCTACAAGGAGAGCAACGCGGCTACGCGCATTGCTTCGCTGTTCACGGAGCTGCTGGAGCGTCAATTTCCCATCGAGACGCCGGGCCAACAGGTACGCCTGCGCAGTGCCCATGCCTTCGCCGGGCAGCTAGCAGTGCACGTCAACCACCTCAACCGTGCGCTGAAAGAAGTGACTGGCAAAACCACCACCCAGCTCATTGCCGACCGCCTTTTGCAGGAGGCCCACGCCCTGCTCCGGCACACCGCCTGGAACGTGGCCGAAATCAGCTATTGCCTGGGCTTCGAGGAACCGGCGCACTTCAACAACTTCTTCCGCAAGCGGGCCGGCACCACGCCTACCGCCGTGCGCGTTGTTTGA
- a CDS encoding SDR family NAD(P)-dependent oxidoreductase: protein MSNSKIWFVTGASQGLGLALVQHLLQAGHRVAATSRHPDTLIQLLGNASETFLPLHMDLSNETSVQQAIEQAVNTFGGLEVVVNNAGYGIGGSVEELSDAETRQSFEVNVFGVLRVIRHALPHMRAARAGHIITISSIAALAGTAGWSVYSAAKAAVSAMSEGLAQDVAPFGIRVTAVEPGGFRTNFLTPESLVFAAQPLADYQTVRDTHARYLALNGIQAGDPAKAAVAIEQLAAEPTPPVHLLLGQDAYRRATQQLQARLQETEAWKAVTVSTDFAQ from the coding sequence ATGAGCAATTCGAAAATTTGGTTTGTCACGGGTGCCTCGCAGGGCCTTGGGCTGGCGCTGGTGCAACACCTGCTGCAAGCGGGGCACCGCGTGGCGGCTACGTCGCGCCACCCCGATACTCTTATCCAGCTTCTCGGCAACGCTTCCGAAACTTTCCTACCCTTGCACATGGACCTCAGCAACGAGACCAGTGTGCAACAGGCCATCGAGCAGGCTGTTAACACTTTCGGCGGTCTGGAGGTAGTCGTCAATAATGCCGGCTACGGCATTGGGGGCAGCGTAGAAGAGCTGAGCGATGCCGAAACCCGCCAATCGTTTGAGGTGAATGTGTTCGGGGTATTGCGCGTCATTCGGCACGCGCTGCCGCACATGCGCGCCGCCCGCGCCGGGCACATTATCACTATTTCGTCGATTGCGGCGCTAGCCGGCACTGCGGGCTGGTCAGTGTATTCGGCCGCCAAAGCGGCCGTGAGTGCTATGTCGGAAGGGCTGGCGCAGGACGTGGCCCCGTTCGGCATCCGGGTAACGGCCGTGGAGCCCGGTGGTTTCCGCACCAATTTTCTCACTCCCGAATCGTTGGTGTTTGCTGCCCAGCCCCTCGCAGACTACCAGACGGTGCGCGACACACACGCCCGGTACCTGGCCCTGAACGGCATCCAGGCCGGCGACCCAGCGAAGGCAGCAGTAGCCATTGAGCAGCTAGCTGCCGAGCCTACCCCGCCCGTGCACCTACTGCTGGGGCAGGATGCCTACCGCCGGGCTACCCAACAGCTACAGGCCCGTTTGCAGGAAACGGAGGCCTGGAAGGCCGTAACGGTTTCCACTGACTTCGCGCAGTAA
- a CDS encoding SDR family oxidoreductase has protein sequence MTSQQNKNIWFVTGASKGLGLTLVQHLLARGYAVAATSRNLTELQQNVPPNEDRFLPLHMDLANEASVRQAIEQTIKTFGRLDVVVNNAGYGQVGALEELSDKEARRNFDVNVFGLLHVLRHATPHLRQQGAGRVFNISSVGGFMGDFPGWGIYCATKFAVAGLTESYAAEVQEFGVQASVVYPGYFRTDFLTAGSLGTPRQPLAAYQAVRDSQQQHEQQINGNQPGDPEKAAAVLRELSEAPQQPVHVFLGEDAYQMADQKIATVQQQMQQWQHLAAATNLSVEA, from the coding sequence ATGACTTCTCAGCAAAACAAAAACATTTGGTTTGTGACCGGCGCCTCGAAGGGGCTGGGTCTGACCTTGGTGCAGCACCTGCTGGCCCGCGGCTATGCGGTGGCTGCCACCTCCCGCAACCTGACCGAACTCCAACAGAACGTGCCGCCTAACGAAGACCGTTTTCTACCCCTGCACATGGACCTCGCCAACGAGGCCAGCGTACGCCAGGCCATCGAGCAGACAATTAAGACGTTTGGCCGCCTGGACGTGGTGGTCAACAATGCCGGCTACGGCCAAGTAGGCGCCCTGGAAGAACTCTCCGACAAAGAAGCCCGCCGCAATTTCGACGTGAACGTGTTTGGGCTGCTGCACGTGCTGCGGCATGCTACCCCTCACCTGCGCCAGCAGGGTGCGGGCCGCGTGTTCAATATTTCCTCCGTCGGCGGTTTCATGGGCGACTTTCCCGGTTGGGGTATCTACTGCGCCACCAAGTTTGCCGTAGCAGGCCTCACCGAATCGTACGCGGCCGAGGTGCAGGAGTTTGGCGTGCAGGCCAGCGTGGTGTACCCTGGCTATTTCCGCACCGATTTTCTAACCGCAGGCTCGTTGGGCACGCCCCGGCAGCCGCTGGCCGCCTACCAAGCCGTGCGCGACTCTCAGCAGCAGCACGAGCAGCAGATCAACGGCAACCAGCCCGGCGACCCGGAAAAAGCCGCCGCCGTGCTGCGCGAGTTGAGTGAAGCCCCTCAGCAGCCCGTACACGTTTTTCTGGGCGAAGATGCCTACCAGATGGCCGACCAGAAAATAGCTACCGTGCAGCAACAGATGCAGCAGTGGCAACACCTGGCCGCGGCTACCAATCTATCCGTTGAGGCTTAA
- a CDS encoding N-acetylmuramoyl-L-alanine amidase family protein yields the protein MHTLLYRHGLTPSQHGRQFRELNKKNLTSRNGLIVGRTYLLPRKTATPAKATSKARASTAPATTASRTAISPRALYGPKYGPAPVRDHLLRGAVYYLSPGHGGPDPGAIGTYGTSKLAEDEYAYDITLRLARVLMAHDATVYMMVQDPNDGIRDESVLKMDNDEVTYPNQVIPLNQLARLRQRITQVNKLHARHKGAYQRLLCLHVDSRSAGQNIDVFFYHHANSKAGLNLAKNIHKVFTARYKRAQPNRATYSGNVSIRSTLYEVRTSHAPAVFMELGNIRNAKDQRRFLVPDNRQALANWICDGLIADYRGRK from the coding sequence GTGCATACGTTGCTCTACCGCCACGGCCTTACCCCCAGCCAGCACGGCCGGCAGTTTCGGGAGCTGAATAAAAAGAATCTGACGAGCCGCAATGGCCTGATTGTAGGCCGCACTTACCTCCTACCCCGCAAAACGGCTACCCCTGCCAAGGCCACCAGCAAGGCGCGGGCCAGCACTGCGCCGGCAACTACTGCCAGCCGCACCGCTATTTCACCACGTGCCCTGTATGGCCCCAAATATGGCCCGGCGCCCGTGCGCGACCATCTCCTGCGCGGTGCGGTGTACTACCTCTCGCCCGGCCACGGTGGCCCCGATCCCGGCGCCATCGGCACGTACGGCACCAGCAAACTAGCGGAGGATGAATACGCTTACGACATCACCCTGCGTCTGGCCCGCGTGCTGATGGCCCACGACGCTACCGTATATATGATGGTGCAAGACCCCAACGATGGCATCCGCGACGAGAGTGTGCTGAAGATGGACAACGACGAAGTCACCTACCCCAACCAGGTGATTCCGCTGAACCAGTTGGCCCGGTTGCGCCAGCGCATTACGCAGGTAAACAAGCTCCACGCCCGCCACAAGGGGGCCTACCAGCGCCTGCTCTGCCTGCATGTGGATAGCCGCAGCGCCGGCCAGAACATCGACGTATTTTTCTACCACCATGCCAACAGCAAAGCGGGTCTCAACCTTGCTAAGAACATTCACAAGGTCTTCACGGCCCGTTACAAACGTGCCCAGCCCAATCGGGCCACCTACTCCGGCAACGTGTCTATCCGCAGCACGCTATATGAAGTGCGCACCAGCCACGCCCCCGCCGTGTTTATGGAGCTTGGCAACATCCGCAACGCCAAAGACCAGCGCCGCTTTCTGGTTCCCGACAACCGCCAGGCCCTGGCCAACTGGATCTGCGACGGGTTGATAGCCGATTACCGCGGGCGCAAATAA
- a CDS encoding DUF6770 family protein, whose protein sequence is MLCIKRAALTACFALATSAAFAQTKTLDGIENMTRSALSPIYAGNEVKGYLMFGRGDKADRKTDNYILDFYDQDLGKVSNITIQKPANRFTLLKNSFNGTAFAFYFCNLKDETLEIETYDTSLKKLGSKVIEDLSKVDKMIIQNQIKQDGEASSVSGKMDLFPVPGHGFVRNSYTGMAKGYALVMYDDNAKAKWRLASDEKSKLYEMVSLTEATDKYILGIMMRKDGMLSKQISSSMIAINAATGKKVLDVPVETSKTEQLSLSSFTFDAEKREFVAVGEYYKLDDKPFVNKSQGFFIKRFSEAGKAVSTKNYGWQKEVMALMPAEAKASMEDNYVNYTQSIVKGANGKMYIVAEQFKIVGDGMGIALRAMGGKVSVSKGKIGNMLVFELDSEAKLSKVKFYQKDPSNATLPPGSGLMSAGLLGHVIKSQGDFDYQFMQRNDASTQFNVVYINFDKEKGEGTKRVIGNIAFGDNGQYLEDKINMASAANYSYLYPAKPGYVMIADYYKKKNQLGMKLVKLNI, encoded by the coding sequence ATGTTATGTATTAAACGGGCAGCTCTGACGGCCTGCTTTGCGCTGGCAACGTCGGCGGCTTTCGCGCAAACCAAAACGCTTGATGGCATCGAGAATATGACCCGCTCGGCGCTGTCACCAATTTATGCTGGCAACGAAGTGAAAGGGTATCTAATGTTTGGTCGGGGCGACAAAGCCGACCGGAAAACCGATAATTATATACTTGACTTCTATGATCAAGACTTAGGCAAAGTATCCAACATCACGATTCAAAAGCCTGCCAACCGATTTACGCTGCTAAAAAACAGCTTCAACGGTACTGCCTTCGCCTTCTACTTCTGCAATCTGAAGGACGAAACATTGGAAATTGAAACCTACGATACCAGCCTGAAAAAGCTAGGAAGTAAAGTAATCGAGGACTTGTCGAAAGTCGACAAGATGATCATCCAAAACCAGATAAAACAGGACGGAGAAGCCAGCAGTGTATCGGGTAAAATGGATCTTTTTCCGGTGCCTGGTCATGGGTTTGTGCGCAACAGCTACACTGGTATGGCTAAAGGCTACGCCCTCGTGATGTACGACGATAATGCCAAGGCAAAATGGCGCTTGGCCTCCGATGAAAAGTCGAAACTCTACGAGATGGTCAGCCTTACGGAAGCAACTGATAAATACATCCTGGGCATTATGATGCGGAAAGATGGCATGTTATCGAAGCAAATAAGCTCCTCCATGATAGCCATTAATGCAGCTACAGGAAAGAAAGTGCTGGACGTGCCGGTAGAAACAAGCAAGACCGAGCAGCTTTCGCTTAGCTCGTTTACCTTCGACGCAGAAAAGCGTGAGTTTGTAGCCGTTGGCGAATATTACAAGCTTGATGATAAGCCTTTTGTAAACAAAAGTCAGGGCTTTTTCATCAAACGCTTCTCCGAAGCGGGCAAAGCAGTGAGTACCAAAAACTACGGTTGGCAAAAAGAGGTGATGGCCCTTATGCCCGCCGAAGCAAAGGCCAGCATGGAAGATAACTACGTGAACTATACCCAATCTATTGTGAAGGGGGCTAACGGCAAGATGTACATCGTGGCCGAGCAGTTCAAGATTGTGGGCGACGGAATGGGTATTGCACTGCGGGCTATGGGTGGCAAGGTTAGCGTTTCGAAAGGAAAAATCGGGAATATGCTGGTTTTCGAACTCGATTCGGAGGCAAAGCTTTCAAAGGTTAAGTTTTATCAGAAAGACCCATCCAATGCTACCCTTCCTCCCGGTTCTGGCCTGATGAGCGCCGGTTTGTTAGGGCACGTCATCAAGTCGCAGGGTGATTTTGACTACCAGTTTATGCAGCGCAACGACGCTAGTACGCAATTCAACGTGGTATATATCAATTTTGATAAGGAAAAAGGGGAAGGCACTAAGCGTGTTATCGGCAACATTGCTTTCGGCGACAACGGGCAGTACTTGGAAGACAAGATTAATATGGCCAGTGCAGCTAACTACTCTTACCTGTATCCGGCAAAGCCCGGTTACGTGATGATAGCCGATTACTACAAAAAGAAAAATCAGTTGGGTATGAAACTAGTGAAGCTTAATATCTGA
- a CDS encoding M48 family metallopeptidase: MLDSELEPYVQQVFSRIVQANSQLPASAKLILTRNPEPNAHAVGSGIVMLNVGLLPRLENEDQLAFILCHELAHVACRHMESSMQEQLTTLHSQELKREFRRIINSEYNISSKIKALALGFTLNNNYHSRRHEKQADSLGYVLLTHTGYDATQAYRALQLLDNIDEPETTAPLALSAYFSCTAFPKLFEAAPTKPQSIFTVKAAEKTALQTTDTLKSHPDCAKRMRFMSTLAQGRVAEGPQPVSSPAFARIRQISRLEVVQSWFDYDCYDHALFEALQLLPQQPQNTYLRSVVLLSLYALRQHLQQHTYTEVVSNRSEQNPASFNKLLLSLYDLRLDDFGGISTCFAEKTGLDATAPTDEYDLAACYAARALATETTAAAALKVQYQKQYAGGKFDKLLFSAPRPKTAAAHR; encoded by the coding sequence TTGCTTGATTCAGAGCTAGAACCATATGTGCAGCAGGTGTTTAGCCGCATCGTGCAGGCTAACTCGCAGTTGCCTGCTTCCGCAAAGCTAATACTCACCCGAAACCCTGAGCCCAACGCTCATGCCGTAGGTAGTGGTATCGTGATGCTGAACGTTGGCCTGCTACCCCGACTGGAAAATGAAGATCAACTGGCCTTTATTTTATGTCATGAGTTAGCTCACGTGGCGTGTCGACATATGGAGAGTAGCATGCAGGAGCAACTTACTACCCTGCACAGCCAGGAGCTAAAGCGAGAGTTTCGTCGCATTATTAACTCAGAGTATAACATCAGCTCTAAAATCAAAGCACTGGCATTAGGCTTTACTCTCAACAACAACTACCACAGTCGCCGCCACGAGAAGCAAGCCGATTCGCTCGGGTACGTGTTGCTAACCCATACTGGCTACGATGCCACACAAGCCTACCGGGCCTTGCAGCTCCTGGATAACATTGACGAGCCAGAAACAACGGCGCCATTAGCACTATCAGCCTACTTTAGCTGCACTGCTTTCCCCAAATTGTTTGAGGCCGCTCCCACGAAGCCACAGTCCATCTTTACGGTGAAGGCAGCAGAGAAAACAGCCCTGCAAACAACGGATACCCTTAAGTCGCACCCCGATTGTGCAAAGCGGATGCGTTTCATGTCAACACTAGCGCAAGGTCGGGTAGCCGAAGGCCCACAGCCTGTTAGTTCGCCAGCGTTTGCACGTATTCGCCAAATTAGTCGGCTGGAGGTTGTGCAGAGCTGGTTTGACTACGACTGCTACGACCACGCCCTGTTTGAAGCATTACAACTTCTGCCTCAGCAGCCGCAGAATACCTACCTGCGCTCAGTAGTGTTGCTAAGCTTGTACGCCTTACGACAGCATTTGCAGCAGCATACCTATACCGAAGTAGTATCCAATAGATCAGAGCAAAACCCTGCCAGCTTTAATAAGCTACTGCTGAGTTTATACGACCTCCGACTCGATGATTTTGGAGGCATAAGTACCTGCTTCGCAGAGAAGACCGGGCTGGATGCAACTGCTCCCACTGACGAATACGACCTAGCCGCCTGCTATGCGGCTCGTGCGCTAGCCACCGAGACGACAGCGGCGGCAGCTCTCAAAGTGCAGTACCAAAAGCAATATGCGGGAGGCAAATTCGATAAGCTGCTGTTTTCGGCGCCGCGGCCGAAAACAGCAGCCGCGCATCGCTGA
- a CDS encoding deoxyhypusine synthase family protein, whose product MNVTNFLKHHYRHFNAAALIDAAEGYNKHLAEGGKMMITLAGAMSTAEMGIQLAELIRQDKVQIISCTGANLEEDIFNLVAHDFYERVPNYRDLTPADEQALLERHMNRVTDTCIPEEEAMRRLEHSVLKFWEKADKAGERYFPHEFFYQILKSGELEQYYQIDPKDSWMLAAAEKNLPIICPGWEDSTLGNIFAGHVISGDVKNVHTVRTGIEYMIYLAEWYTQQATEESKVGFFQIGGGIAGDFPICVVPMLHQDLQRTSVPLWGYFCQISDSTTSYGSYSGAVPNEKITWGKLGQDTPKYIIESDATIVAPLVFAMVLGQ is encoded by the coding sequence ATGAACGTTACTAACTTCCTTAAGCACCACTACCGCCACTTCAACGCTGCGGCTCTGATTGATGCCGCTGAAGGCTATAACAAGCACCTCGCCGAGGGTGGTAAGATGATGATTACGCTGGCCGGCGCCATGAGCACCGCCGAAATGGGTATTCAATTAGCTGAGCTGATTCGGCAGGATAAAGTGCAGATTATCAGCTGCACCGGCGCTAACCTGGAGGAGGATATCTTCAACTTAGTAGCACATGACTTCTATGAGCGCGTGCCCAACTACCGCGACCTGACCCCCGCCGACGAGCAGGCCCTGCTGGAGCGCCACATGAACCGCGTGACCGACACTTGCATCCCCGAGGAAGAAGCCATGCGCCGCCTCGAGCACTCGGTGCTGAAGTTCTGGGAGAAGGCCGACAAGGCCGGCGAACGGTACTTCCCGCACGAGTTTTTCTACCAGATTCTGAAGTCGGGCGAGCTGGAGCAGTACTACCAGATTGACCCCAAAGACTCCTGGATGCTGGCCGCCGCCGAGAAAAACTTGCCTATCATCTGCCCCGGCTGGGAAGACTCTACCCTGGGCAACATCTTCGCTGGTCACGTTATCAGCGGCGATGTGAAGAACGTACACACCGTGCGCACCGGCATCGAGTACATGATCTACTTGGCCGAGTGGTACACCCAGCAAGCCACCGAGGAAAGCAAGGTAGGCTTCTTCCAGATTGGCGGCGGCATTGCCGGCGACTTCCCCATTTGCGTGGTGCCTATGCTGCACCAGGATTTGCAGCGTACTTCGGTGCCGCTGTGGGGCTACTTCTGCCAGATTTCAGATTCGACTACCAGCTACGGTTCTTACTCCGGCGCTGTACCGAACGAGAAAATCACCTGGGGCAAGCTGGGCCAGGATACGCCCAAGTACATTATCGAATCGGACGCGACGATTGTAGCGCCGCTGGTATTTGCGATGGTGCTGGGGCAGTAA
- a CDS encoding STM3941 family protein — protein MTENLIYYNSRKRHALLTLGGLAFVAMGIFMIVTKGNWGMGLITIVFFGACAAVGGWQFFDTRPRLQITDEGILDRTLGVGIILWTDITGAYVQSVNRENFVCLYVRDEQAYVSRLPPLKRKLAGANAALGFTPLSINLSGVDLNPEQLLEYILKQSAAAQL, from the coding sequence ATGACGGAGAACCTGATTTACTACAACTCGCGCAAGCGTCATGCGCTACTAACCCTGGGTGGGTTGGCGTTTGTAGCAATGGGAATATTTATGATTGTGACTAAAGGCAATTGGGGTATGGGGCTCATAACCATTGTCTTCTTCGGGGCCTGTGCGGCCGTAGGAGGGTGGCAGTTTTTCGATACTCGCCCACGGCTGCAGATTACGGATGAAGGCATCCTGGATCGTACCCTGGGCGTAGGTATCATTCTCTGGACCGATATCACGGGAGCATACGTACAATCCGTAAACCGGGAAAACTTTGTTTGCTTATACGTGCGGGATGAACAGGCCTATGTGAGCCGATTGCCTCCTCTGAAACGGAAGCTGGCGGGAGCAAATGCAGCATTGGGCTTTACGCCTTTATCCATCAATCTAAGCGGCGTTGACCTCAACCCGGAGCAGCTGCTAGAGTATATTCTAAAACAGAGCGCTGCTGCTCAGCTTTAG
- the hslV gene encoding ATP-dependent protease subunit HslV — protein sequence MTKIRSTTVLGVRHNGQIAIGADGQATMDKHVAKNNVRKIRKLQGGKIVTGFAGSTADAFSLLDKFEEKLEGYGGNLKRAAIELAKDWRKDQYLRKLEAMMIVVDKDELLIIAGSGDVLEPDNDVAAIGSGSMFAQAAALALKKHAPHLTARQMVEEALHIAADICIYTNHNLIIEEPS from the coding sequence ATGACCAAGATAAGATCAACCACTGTCCTCGGTGTGCGCCACAACGGGCAGATTGCCATCGGTGCCGACGGTCAGGCTACCATGGACAAGCACGTGGCCAAAAACAACGTGCGCAAAATCCGTAAGCTTCAGGGCGGAAAAATCGTGACGGGCTTTGCCGGCTCCACGGCCGATGCCTTCAGCCTGCTCGACAAGTTTGAGGAAAAGCTGGAAGGCTACGGTGGCAACCTCAAGCGCGCTGCCATTGAGCTGGCCAAAGACTGGCGCAAAGACCAGTATCTGCGCAAGCTCGAAGCCATGATGATTGTAGTAGACAAAGACGAGCTGCTCATCATTGCTGGCTCTGGTGATGTGCTGGAACCCGACAACGACGTAGCCGCTATTGGCTCGGGCTCTATGTTTGCCCAGGCCGCCGCGTTGGCCCTCAAGAAGCACGCCCCTCATCTCACGGCCCGCCAGATGGTAGAAGAAGCCTTGCACATCGCCGCTGACATTTGCATCTACACCAACCACAACCTCATTATCGAGGAGCCCAGCTAA
- a CDS encoding pyruvate dehydrogenase complex dihydrolipoamide acetyltransferase, whose protein sequence is MAEIIKMPKMSDTMTEGVIAAWLKKVGDTVKSGDVLAEVETDKATMELENYDDGTLLYIGPKEGESVPVDGVLAIIGKEGEDISGLLNGESGGSAPAAEAAPAPAAEAPKEEPKPAPAPEAAKPAAPAAPAGNGKKATVIRMPKMSDTMTEGTIAAWLKKVGDKVKSGDVLAEVETDKATMELDNYEDGTLLYIGPKEGEAIPVDGVLAVIGEEGADVEALISGKSGGEAESVQPAADVKSEGPADANAAPTPEVPQTANANGGRIFASPLAKSIAKDKGIDLSQVKGSGDNGRIIQRDVENFQPGAAAQPAAAPAAQPAAAPQAAPAAAPAPEAPKAAPAPTPAPAPAAAEGTYTDTPVSQMRKVIARRLSESLFTAPHFYLTMEILMDKAMETRVKLNELSPVKLSFNDMVIKACAVALKQHPVINSSWLGDKIRQNKVVNIGVAVAVDEGLLVPVVRNADGKGMSQIATEVKELAGKAKNKKLQPAEWEGSTFTISNLGMFGIDEFTAIINPPDACILAVGGIKQTAVVKDGALVIGNVMKVTLSCDHRVVDGAAGAAFLQTVKSLLEDPLRMLI, encoded by the coding sequence ATGGCTGAAATCATCAAAATGCCTAAAATGAGCGACACCATGACGGAAGGCGTCATTGCCGCGTGGCTCAAGAAGGTAGGCGATACAGTGAAGTCCGGCGACGTCCTGGCCGAAGTCGAAACCGATAAGGCCACGATGGAGCTGGAAAACTACGACGACGGTACCCTCCTCTACATAGGTCCGAAAGAAGGCGAAAGCGTGCCCGTTGATGGCGTGCTGGCCATTATCGGCAAAGAAGGCGAAGATATTTCGGGTCTGCTGAACGGCGAATCCGGCGGAAGCGCTCCGGCTGCTGAAGCTGCACCGGCTCCCGCTGCCGAGGCGCCGAAGGAAGAACCCAAACCCGCTCCGGCTCCCGAAGCCGCCAAGCCTGCTGCCCCGGCAGCTCCTGCCGGCAACGGCAAAAAGGCCACCGTGATTCGGATGCCGAAGATGAGCGACACCATGACCGAAGGCACCATTGCCGCCTGGCTGAAAAAGGTAGGCGACAAGGTGAAGTCCGGCGACGTGCTGGCCGAAGTGGAAACCGATAAGGCTACCATGGAGCTGGATAACTACGAAGACGGCACGCTGCTGTACATCGGGCCGAAAGAAGGCGAAGCCATTCCGGTGGACGGCGTACTGGCCGTTATCGGCGAAGAAGGTGCTGATGTGGAAGCCCTCATTAGTGGCAAATCGGGTGGAGAAGCCGAATCGGTCCAGCCTGCTGCAGACGTGAAGTCCGAAGGCCCGGCCGACGCCAACGCCGCGCCTACCCCCGAAGTACCGCAAACGGCCAACGCCAACGGCGGCCGCATTTTTGCCTCGCCGCTGGCCAAGAGCATTGCCAAAGACAAAGGCATCGACCTGAGCCAGGTGAAGGGTAGTGGCGACAACGGCCGCATCATTCAGCGCGACGTTGAAAACTTCCAGCCTGGTGCCGCCGCGCAACCCGCTGCTGCTCCTGCTGCCCAGCCCGCTGCTGCACCCCAGGCTGCCCCGGCCGCTGCTCCCGCCCCTGAGGCTCCCAAAGCTGCACCGGCGCCTACCCCGGCACCAGCCCCCGCTGCCGCCGAAGGCACTTACACTGACACGCCCGTGTCGCAGATGCGCAAGGTGATTGCCCGTCGCCTGTCGGAGAGCCTGTTCACGGCCCCGCATTTCTATCTCACGATGGAAATTCTGATGGACAAGGCCATGGAAACCCGCGTGAAGCTCAACGAGTTGTCGCCGGTGAAGCTCAGCTTCAACGACATGGTGATCAAAGCATGCGCCGTAGCGCTCAAGCAGCACCCCGTTATCAACTCCTCGTGGCTGGGTGACAAAATCCGCCAGAACAAGGTAGTGAACATCGGGGTAGCCGTGGCTGTAGACGAAGGCCTGCTAGTGCCCGTGGTGCGCAATGCCGACGGCAAAGGCATGTCGCAGATTGCTACCGAGGTGAAGGAGCTGGCCGGCAAAGCCAAGAACAAGAAGCTGCAACCCGCCGAGTGGGAGGGTAGTACCTTCACCATCAGCAACCTGGGCATGTTTGGCATCGACGAGTTTACGGCCATCATCAACCCGCCAGATGCCTGCATCCTGGCCGTGGGAGGCATCAAGCAAACTGCTGTGGTGAAGGATGGTGCGCTGGTTATCGGCAACGTGATGAAAGTGACGCTGAGCTGTGACCACCGCGTAGTAGACGGCGCAGCCGGCGCGGCCTTCCTGCAAACGGTGAAGAGCCTGCTGGAAGACCCCCTACGGATGCTGATCTAA